In a genomic window of Bactrocera dorsalis isolate Fly_Bdor unplaced genomic scaffold, ASM2337382v1 BdCtg013, whole genome shotgun sequence:
- the LOC105227604 gene encoding nucleolysin TIAR isoform X2, with the protein MYMMDESQPKTLYVGNLDGSVSEDLLIALFSQMGPVKNCKIIREPGNDPYAFIEYSTYQAATTALTAMNKRLFLDKEIKVNWATSPGNQPKTDISSHHHIFVGDLSPEIETETLREAFAPFGEISNCRIVRDPQTMKSKGYAFVSFVKKAEAENAIQAMNGQWIGSRSIRTNWSTRKLAPPRESTKSGSGMGMKGNVRHTFEEVYNQSSPTNTTVYCGGFPPNVISDEVMHKHFIQFGPIQDVRVFKDKGYAFIKFVTKESAARAIEHTHNSEVHGNQVKCFWGKENGGEHSMNNVAAASAGVAAAAAAAAAAAGTIISPGVPTTPQQAAAAAVVANAAAAGAGIPAQMMTQQQLAAAAQYPYAAAYQQMGYWYPPTGYPAAQMQTQYMQQGYYPYAYASAQQAGAAGYRMVQPNVAWGVPGTVVPSVTAAAATAAAAANGSLAPQMMYSAAMPQYQGQ; encoded by the exons atgtaTATGATGGACGAGTCTCAACCAAAAACGTTGTATGTTGGCAACTTAGACGGTTCAGTTTCAGAAGATTTACTTATCGCATTATTCAGTCAAATGGGTCCCGTCAAAAACTGCAAAATCATAAGAGAACCCGGCAATGATCCATATGCATTCATTGAATACTCAACTTATCAGGCGGCAACTACTGCACTAACTGCAATGAATAAACGTTTATTTCTTGATAAAGAAATAAAG GTGAATTGGGCTACTAGTCCTGGGAACCAGCCAAAAACAGATATTAGCTCACATCATCATATATTTGTTGGTGATCTCAGTCCCGAAATTGAAACAGAGACATTACGTGAAGCTTTTGCGCCTTTTGGTGAAATATCGAATTGCCGAATCGTAAGAGATCCCCAAACCATGAAGTCGAAAGGATACGCTTTTGTTTCATTTGTAAAGAAAGCAGAGGCGGAAAATGCGATACAAGCGATGAATGGTCAATGGATCGGCTCGCGGTCGATTCGAACAAATTGGTCGACACGGAAATTGGCCCCACCCCGTGAATCTACCAAATCTGGTAGTGGAATGGGCATGAAGGGAAATGTACGACATACCTTTGAGGAGGTATACAATCAATCAAGTCCAACCAATACCACCGTTTattgtggaggttttcctccgAATGTAATTAGTGACGAAGTTATGCACAAGCATTTCATACAGTTTGGACCTATACAAGATGTACGCGTTTTCAAAGATAAAGGCTACGCTTTTATTAAGTTTGTTACAAAAGAATCAGCCGCACGCGCAATTGAGCACACTCACAATTCGGAAGTGCACGGTAATCAAGTCAAATGCTTTTGGGGGAAGGAAAACGGTGGCGAACACTCGATGAACAATGTGGCGGCAGCGTCCGCGGGCGTAGCAGCTGCCGCAGCAGCTGCGGCCGCTGCCGCCGGCACTATCATATCGCCTGGAGTACCGACCACACCACAACAAGCAGCAGCGGCCGCTGTCGTAGCTAACGCTGCTGCGGCTGGAGCAGGAATCCCTGCACAAATGATGACTCAACAGCAGCTAGCTGCCGCTGCCCAGTATCCATATGCAGCAGCCTACCAACAAATGGGTTATTGGTACCCACCTACa GGCTATCCGGCCGCTCAAATGCAAACGCAATATATGCAACAAGGATACTATCCATATGCCTATGCTAGTGCTCAACAAGCCGGAG cTGCGGGTTACCGCATGGTACAGCCGAATGTGGCATGGGGCGTACCGGGCACAGTTGTGCCGAGCGTAACGGCAGCGGCTGCCACAGCTGCTGCTGCAGCAAATGGCTCACTGGCTCCGCAAATGATGTATAGCGCTGCCATGCCTCAGTATCAGGGCCAATGA
- the LOC105227601 gene encoding E3 ubiquitin-protein ligase RNFT1: MNNSNINNETEANRTLFRLQANDIEVNVSNVTSPDVHNVSSQNTPLIQQSFENIRIDIEENASENLESTSETRNSHNIMEHYARFIRDQVAEVTRSRLGNIIAASGSGIPSQQNTGGISSGSNYNRVHSLPNSLGNLNNVFSPEVLRSFSTTNNFDESARHSHENDINSQIMFNRNSDAQINSVSAGPHATRSSSLVFDHHINFRNNVAAGDTNSFTTPSNALHQTNVRDGLDLSGNVLTDQQTYSIPVIPTRGTEETATSTNELYNTSFPDIVIPTIRHCLHYIPFACILFVKFIYDHSLAILDIITLQFVMYCVNKSLQAQVIRLDQKKNLILIRDLLLVAAVITLRLLASSTSPDPFGLLLSPPTSERNMVHQVIHNLPQDTYTPTTDSPNTIENTIIIPKIISLTTVIYYIAVNDLLLKLITISIKLVVTLLPLRAIRHKSRTRLYVFIEFFSQFYRSLVPIRQWLLFLFESYSGLHAISGVMFSSTYIVLKGCELADRGKTLKKSFVSLLKDVNKLGKPEKDNFDTSEELCAICQDAYVSPVVLECGHIFCDSCVTTWFKREQTCPMCRAKVGDNLAWHDGTTTFFYQLY; the protein is encoded by the exons ATGAATAACAGCaatataaataatgaaacaGAAGCAAATAGAACTTTGTTCCGATTGCAAGCAAATGATATTGAGGTCAATGTTTCCAACGTAACTTCGCCTGATGTCCACAACGTATCATCACAGAATACACCTTTAATTCAACAGTCTTTCGAAAATATAAGAATAGATATAGAAGAAAATGCATCAGAGAACTTAGAATCAACCAGTGAGACAAGAAATTCACATAACATCATGGAGCATTATGCCCGATTTATAAGAGATCAAGTAGCAGAAGTCACTAGGAGCCGACTTGGAAACATTATTGCTGCATCAGGAAGTGGCATTCCGTCCCAACAAAATACAGGCGGAATAAGTTCCGGATCGAACTATAATAGAGTCCATTCCCTTCCCAATTCATTAGGAAATTTAAATAACGTTTTTTCACCTGAAGTTTTACGTTCTTTTTCTACGACAAATAATTTCGATGAATCTGCCAGACATTCCCATGAAAACGATATCAATAGTCAAATTATGTTTAATCGTAATTCCGATGCTCAAATAAACTCGGTTTCAGCAGGGCCACATGCTACAAGATCATCAAGTTTAGTATTTGACCATCATATAAATTTCCGCAATAACGTTGCAGCAGGTGATACCAACAGCTTTACAACTCCGTCAAATGCATTGCATCAAACAAATGTAAGGGATGGGTTAGATTTAAGTGGAAATGTTTTAACGGATCAACAGACTTATAGTATTCCTGTAATTCCAACAAGAGGTACAGAAGAGACAGCAACTTCAACCAATGAATTATATAACACTAGTTTCCCGGACATAGTTATACCAACCATTCGCCACTGTCTTCACTATATACCTTTCGCATGTATACTGttcgtaaaatttatttatgatcATTCACTTGCAATATTGGATATAATAACATTACAATTCGTTATGTATTGCGTTAACAAATCTTTGCAAGCCCAAGTTATAAGACTTGATCAAAAAAAGAACTTAATACTTATACGGGACTTACTATTGGTTGCTGCCGTAATTACGTTACGTTTATTAGCATCATCGACTTCCCCAGATCCTTTTGGTTTGCTATTGTCGCCTCCAACGAGCGAACGGAATATGGTTCATCAGGTAATACATAACCTTCCCCAGGATACGTATACGCCTACAACCGATTCACCAAATACAATTGAGAATACAattattataccaaaaataatatCACTAACAACGGTTATATACTACATCGCCGTAAATGATCTTCTTCTTAAATTGATtactatttcaataaaattggtCGTTACCTTATTACCACTGCGAGCCATACGACATAAGTCAAGG ACACGGTTGTATGtgttcattgaatttttttctcaattttatcgGTCTTTGGTCCCTATTCGACAATGGTTGTTATTCCTTTTCGAATCGTATTCCGGTTTACATGCT ATTTCAGGTGTGATGTTTTCATCTACTTACATAGTACTTAAAGGGTGCGAATTAGCAGACCGTGGTAAAACACTGAAGAAGTCATTTGTCAGTTTATTGAAGGATGTA aataagtTAGGAAAACCGGAAAAAGATAATTTTGATACCTCCGAAGAGCTATGTGCCATATGTCAAGATGCGTACGTCTCGCCTGTGGTTCTAGAATGTGGACACATTTTCTGTGACAGTTGTGTTACTACCTGGTTTAAACGAGAGCAAACATGTCCTATGTGTCGAGCAAAAGTAGGAGATAACCTGGCCTGGCACGATGGCACCACAACGTTCTTTTACCAGCTTTATTAA
- the LOC105227604 gene encoding nucleolysin TIAR isoform X1 produces MYMMDESQPKTLYVGNLDGSVSEDLLIALFSQMGPVKNCKIIREPGNDPYAFIEYSTYQAATTALTAMNKRLFLDKEIKVNWATSPGNQPKTDISSHHHIFVGDLSPEIETETLREAFAPFGEISNCRIVRDPQTMKSKGYAFVSFVKKAEAENAIQAMNGQWIGSRSIRTNWSTRKLAPPRESTKSGSGMGMKGNVRHTFEEVYNQSSPTNTTVYCGGFPPNVISDEVMHKHFIQFGPIQDVRVFKDKGYAFIKFVTKESAARAIEHTHNSEVHGNQVKCFWGKENGGEHSMNNVAAASAGVAAAAAAAAAAAGTIISPGVPTTPQQAAAAAVVANAAAAGAGIPAQMMTQQQLAAAAQYPYAAAYQQMGYWYPPTLFTPLQGYPAAQMQTQYMQQGYYPYAYASAQQAGAAGYRMVQPNVAWGVPGTVVPSVTAAAATAAAAANGSLAPQMMYSAAMPQYQGQ; encoded by the exons atgtaTATGATGGACGAGTCTCAACCAAAAACGTTGTATGTTGGCAACTTAGACGGTTCAGTTTCAGAAGATTTACTTATCGCATTATTCAGTCAAATGGGTCCCGTCAAAAACTGCAAAATCATAAGAGAACCCGGCAATGATCCATATGCATTCATTGAATACTCAACTTATCAGGCGGCAACTACTGCACTAACTGCAATGAATAAACGTTTATTTCTTGATAAAGAAATAAAG GTGAATTGGGCTACTAGTCCTGGGAACCAGCCAAAAACAGATATTAGCTCACATCATCATATATTTGTTGGTGATCTCAGTCCCGAAATTGAAACAGAGACATTACGTGAAGCTTTTGCGCCTTTTGGTGAAATATCGAATTGCCGAATCGTAAGAGATCCCCAAACCATGAAGTCGAAAGGATACGCTTTTGTTTCATTTGTAAAGAAAGCAGAGGCGGAAAATGCGATACAAGCGATGAATGGTCAATGGATCGGCTCGCGGTCGATTCGAACAAATTGGTCGACACGGAAATTGGCCCCACCCCGTGAATCTACCAAATCTGGTAGTGGAATGGGCATGAAGGGAAATGTACGACATACCTTTGAGGAGGTATACAATCAATCAAGTCCAACCAATACCACCGTTTattgtggaggttttcctccgAATGTAATTAGTGACGAAGTTATGCACAAGCATTTCATACAGTTTGGACCTATACAAGATGTACGCGTTTTCAAAGATAAAGGCTACGCTTTTATTAAGTTTGTTACAAAAGAATCAGCCGCACGCGCAATTGAGCACACTCACAATTCGGAAGTGCACGGTAATCAAGTCAAATGCTTTTGGGGGAAGGAAAACGGTGGCGAACACTCGATGAACAATGTGGCGGCAGCGTCCGCGGGCGTAGCAGCTGCCGCAGCAGCTGCGGCCGCTGCCGCCGGCACTATCATATCGCCTGGAGTACCGACCACACCACAACAAGCAGCAGCGGCCGCTGTCGTAGCTAACGCTGCTGCGGCTGGAGCAGGAATCCCTGCACAAATGATGACTCAACAGCAGCTAGCTGCCGCTGCCCAGTATCCATATGCAGCAGCCTACCAACAAATGGGTTATTGGTACCCACCTACa TTGTTTACACCGTTACAGGGCTATCCGGCCGCTCAAATGCAAACGCAATATATGCAACAAGGATACTATCCATATGCCTATGCTAGTGCTCAACAAGCCGGAG cTGCGGGTTACCGCATGGTACAGCCGAATGTGGCATGGGGCGTACCGGGCACAGTTGTGCCGAGCGTAACGGCAGCGGCTGCCACAGCTGCTGCTGCAGCAAATGGCTCACTGGCTCCGCAAATGATGTATAGCGCTGCCATGCCTCAGTATCAGGGCCAATGA
- the LOC105227605 gene encoding spastin isoform X2, which yields MVRNKTQSTSSSSSGNASGSASNSSSSTKSPIRQNSASSNNINSGARTHRKSSSTCSVALADDSKPASSSSRRSQPQSNNNTSSHTDEETDVEYDRTPTDGAPSISSVHKQNLYIVSFPIIFLFNILRSLIYQLFCIFRYVYGASTKVIYRPHKRECNIEIVVGSNKSFQNSRNENSLISESDKNQLVQYHSRNSSLATYPLGGGTGIGVGNNSTVSGQQRYRSAQQLDMSGRGNPSSSPGPGDPLLAKQKHHHRRAFEYISKALKIDEENEGHKELAIELYRKGIKELEDGIAVDCWSGRGDVWERAQRLHDKMQTNLSMARDRLHFLASGRKLTVSSKRPGNLAVINKSQTLPRNLGSKNASSTAVQRQPVKTAATPPAVRRQFTSGRNTPPQRARTPINTSSNYGNQSSGSGTAAAVTVKGVEQKLVQIILDEIVEGGAKVEWSDIAGQEVAKQALQEMVILPSVRPELFTGLRAPAKGLLLFGPPGNGKTLLARAVATECSATFLNISAASLTSKYVGDGEKLVRALFAVAREMQPSIIFIDEVDSLLSERSSNEHEASRRLKTEFLVEFDGLPGNPEGDRIVVLAATNRPQELDEAALRRFTKRVYVSLPDIDTRELLLSRLLEKQGSPLSTEALRRLAKLTDGYSGSDLTALAKDAALEPIRELNMEQVKCLDISAMRSITENDFHNSLKRIRRSVASQSLNSYEKWSQEYGDITI from the exons ATGGTGCGTAACAAAACGCAATCGACTTCTTCGTCATCCTCGGGCAATGCAAGTGGTAGTGCAAGTAATAGTAGCAGTAGCACTAAATCTCCTATCCGCCAGAACAGCGCCAGCAGCAACAATATAAACAGTGGCGCGCGTACACACCGTAAATCTTCTAGTACCTGCAGTGTTGCATTAGCCGACGACTCAAAGCCAGCATCGTCATCTAGTCGGCGCTCACAACCACAATCTAACAATAATACCTCTTCTCATACCGACGAGGAGACGGACGTAGAATATGACAGAACCCCTACTGACGGCGCCCCATCGATCAGTTCAGTGCACAAGCAAAATCTTTATATCGTTTCATTTCCCATAATTTTCCTCTTCAATATATTGCGTTCGTTGATTTAtcaattgttttgcatttttcgatATGTATACGGGGCTAGCACAAAAGTGATCTATCGGCCTCACAAACGAGAGTGTAAcattgaaattgttgttggttCTAATAAATCATTTCAAAACTCGCGAAACGAAAACTCTTTAATAAGCGAAAGCGACAAAAATCAACTCGTACAATATCATTCGCGTAATTCATCTTTGGCTACTTATCCACTAGGTGGAGGAACTGGAATTGGTGTTGGAAATAATTCTACAGTCAGTGGCCAACAGCGTTATCGTTCCGCACAACAGTTAGATATGTCGGGAAGAGGAAACCCATCTAGTTCTCCGGGACCTGGTGATCCTCTGCTGGCTAAGCAAAAACACCACCACCGTAGGGCGTTTGAGTACATTTCAAAAGCACTAAAAATTGATGAAGAAAACGAAG GTCACAAAGAATTGGCCATCGAACTGTATAGGAAAGGAATTAAGGAATTGGAAGATGGAATTGCAGTAGATTGTTGGAGTGGTCGCGGTGATGTTTGGGAGCGAGCACAACGTCTACacgacaaaatgcaaactaatcTATCAATGGCCAGAGATCGCTTACACTTTTTAG CTTCGGGCCGAAAATTGACCGTTAGCTCAAAACGTCCAGGAAATCTGGCGGTAATTAACAAATCCCAAACGTTACCACGCAACTTGGGTTCGAAGAATGCAAGTAGCACAGCAGTGCAAAGACAACCAGTAAAAACTGCGGCAACACCACCCGCGGTGCGCAGACAATTC ACATCGGGAAGAAATACGCCACCGCAACGAGCTCGTACTCCTATCAATACCAGTTCCAATTATGGTAATCAAAGCAGCGGTAGTGGCACTGCAGCAGCCGTAACTGTCAAAGGGGTAGAACAAAAATTGGtgcaaataattttggatgagaTTGTAGAGGGCGGAGCAAAAGTAGAATGGTCTGATATAGCCGGTCAGGAAGTAGCTAAACAAGCTTTACAGGAAATGGTGATTTTGCCTTCGGTGCGACCTGAACTTTTCACTG GTTTGCGAGCACCTGCTAAGGGTTTGCTATTATTCGGGCCACCAGGAAATGGTAAAACGCTATTGGCGCGTGCTGTCGCAACGGAATGTAGTGcgacatttttaaatatttctgcgGCTTCTCTCACGAGTAAATATGTTGGAGATGGCGAAAAATTGGTGCGTGCATTATTCGCTGTGGCGCGTGAAATGCAGCCATCTATTATATTTATAGATGAAGTTGATTCATTGCTATCAGAACGTAGTAGCAATGAGCATGAGGCTTCACGACGTCTCAAAACAGAATTTTTAGTCGAATTCGATGGTCTGCCGGGAAATCCGGAAGGTGATCGCATTGTCGTATTGGCCGCTACAAATCGGCCACAAGAGCTAGATGAAGCCGCTTTGCGACGCTTTACAAAGCGTGTATATGTCTCGCTGCCGGACATTGATACGCGTGAACTGTTGTTGAGTCGCTTACTTGAGAAACAAGGTAGTCCACTCAGCACAGAAGCCTTACGCCGCTTGGCAAAGCTTACCGATGGCTATTCAGGTTCTGATCTAACGGCTTTAGCTAAAGATGCTGCACTTGAACCGATACGTGAACTTAACATGGAGCAAGTCAAATGTTTAGATATCAGTGCAATGCGCTCCATCACTGAAAATGATTTTCACAATTCATTGAAACGAATTCGCCGTTCGGTAGCATCGCAGAGTTTGAACTCATATGAAAAATGGTCACAAGAGTATGGTGATATAACAATTTAA
- the LOC105227603 gene encoding ADP-ribosylation factor-like protein 6-interacting protein 4, which yields MGKTKKREKKSKKHKHKHSKSKRKHKKVKKEPEATVVRHAEEKIDNDESGFEIPVELMNTKSHTPVTPKEHQKRQSEMRRVVDPTTGRVRLIRGEGEVMEEIVSKERHAKINSLATETDGLIFQKHTIGKIKKQ from the coding sequence ATGGGAAAAACCAAGAAACGAgagaaaaaatctaaaaaacataaacataaacatAGTAAAAGTAAGCGGAagcataaaaaagttaaaaaagaacCTGAAGCTACGGTGGTCAGGCATGCAGAAGAGAAAATTGACAATGATGAAAGTGGCTTTGAAATACCGGTGGAACTTATGAATACAAAGTCCCATACACCTGTCACACCAAAGGAGCATCAAAAGCGTCAAAGTGAAATGCGTCGTGTTGTTGACCCAACTACTGGACGAGTTCGTCTTATCAGAGGGGAAGGAGAAGTAATGGAAGAAATTGTGAGCAAGGAGCGACATGCTAAAATTAATAGTTTAGCAACAGAAACTGATGgtctaatttttcaaaaacataccattggcaaaataaaaaaacagtaa
- the LOC105227605 gene encoding spastin isoform X1 has translation MVRNKTQSTSSSSSGNASGSASNSSSSTKSPIRQNSASSNNINSGARTHRKSSSTCSVALADDSKPASSSSRRSQPQSNNNTSSHTDEETDVEYDRTPTDGAPSISSVHKQNLYIVSFPIIFLFNILRSLIYQLFCIFRYVYGASTKVIYRPHKRECNIEIVVGSNKSFQNSRNENSLISESDKNQLVQYHSRNSSLATYPLGGGTGIGVGNNSTVSGQQRYRSAQQLDMSGRGNPSSSPGPGDPLLAKQKHHHRRAFEYISKALKIDEENEGHKELAIELYRKGIKELEDGIAVDCWSGRGDVWERAQRLHDKMQTNLSMARDRLHFLELREEELKLHALKLSDCDEQTNKVLVVPPMVVNGTEYKNSATSRTSLTKTDSRLPSYNIQNKLRTTKKSTTDSHKSISCASTTTGGKVSSTASGRKLTVSSKRPGNLAVINKSQTLPRNLGSKNASSTAVQRQPVKTAATPPAVRRQFTSGRNTPPQRARTPINTSSNYGNQSSGSGTAAAVTVKGVEQKLVQIILDEIVEGGAKVEWSDIAGQEVAKQALQEMVILPSVRPELFTGLRAPAKGLLLFGPPGNGKTLLARAVATECSATFLNISAASLTSKYVGDGEKLVRALFAVAREMQPSIIFIDEVDSLLSERSSNEHEASRRLKTEFLVEFDGLPGNPEGDRIVVLAATNRPQELDEAALRRFTKRVYVSLPDIDTRELLLSRLLEKQGSPLSTEALRRLAKLTDGYSGSDLTALAKDAALEPIRELNMEQVKCLDISAMRSITENDFHNSLKRIRRSVASQSLNSYEKWSQEYGDITI, from the exons ATGGTGCGTAACAAAACGCAATCGACTTCTTCGTCATCCTCGGGCAATGCAAGTGGTAGTGCAAGTAATAGTAGCAGTAGCACTAAATCTCCTATCCGCCAGAACAGCGCCAGCAGCAACAATATAAACAGTGGCGCGCGTACACACCGTAAATCTTCTAGTACCTGCAGTGTTGCATTAGCCGACGACTCAAAGCCAGCATCGTCATCTAGTCGGCGCTCACAACCACAATCTAACAATAATACCTCTTCTCATACCGACGAGGAGACGGACGTAGAATATGACAGAACCCCTACTGACGGCGCCCCATCGATCAGTTCAGTGCACAAGCAAAATCTTTATATCGTTTCATTTCCCATAATTTTCCTCTTCAATATATTGCGTTCGTTGATTTAtcaattgttttgcatttttcgatATGTATACGGGGCTAGCACAAAAGTGATCTATCGGCCTCACAAACGAGAGTGTAAcattgaaattgttgttggttCTAATAAATCATTTCAAAACTCGCGAAACGAAAACTCTTTAATAAGCGAAAGCGACAAAAATCAACTCGTACAATATCATTCGCGTAATTCATCTTTGGCTACTTATCCACTAGGTGGAGGAACTGGAATTGGTGTTGGAAATAATTCTACAGTCAGTGGCCAACAGCGTTATCGTTCCGCACAACAGTTAGATATGTCGGGAAGAGGAAACCCATCTAGTTCTCCGGGACCTGGTGATCCTCTGCTGGCTAAGCAAAAACACCACCACCGTAGGGCGTTTGAGTACATTTCAAAAGCACTAAAAATTGATGAAGAAAACGAAG GTCACAAAGAATTGGCCATCGAACTGTATAGGAAAGGAATTAAGGAATTGGAAGATGGAATTGCAGTAGATTGTTGGAGTGGTCGCGGTGATGTTTGGGAGCGAGCACAACGTCTACacgacaaaatgcaaactaatcTATCAATGGCCAGAGATCGCTTACACTTTTTAG AATTACGagaagaagaattaaaattGCATGCGCTAAAGCTTAGTGATTGTGATGAACAAACAAATAAAGTATTAGTTGTGCCACCAATGGTAGTAAATGGTACTGAATATAAAAATTCTGCAACCTCACGCACTTCTTTAACGAAGACTGATTCAAGATTGCCTTcatataatattcaaaataaattaagaactaCAAAAAAGTCAACTACGGATAGTCATAAGTCTATTAGCTGTGCTTCTACCACAACAGGAGGTAAAGTGTCTTCGACAG CTTCGGGCCGAAAATTGACCGTTAGCTCAAAACGTCCAGGAAATCTGGCGGTAATTAACAAATCCCAAACGTTACCACGCAACTTGGGTTCGAAGAATGCAAGTAGCACAGCAGTGCAAAGACAACCAGTAAAAACTGCGGCAACACCACCCGCGGTGCGCAGACAATTC ACATCGGGAAGAAATACGCCACCGCAACGAGCTCGTACTCCTATCAATACCAGTTCCAATTATGGTAATCAAAGCAGCGGTAGTGGCACTGCAGCAGCCGTAACTGTCAAAGGGGTAGAACAAAAATTGGtgcaaataattttggatgagaTTGTAGAGGGCGGAGCAAAAGTAGAATGGTCTGATATAGCCGGTCAGGAAGTAGCTAAACAAGCTTTACAGGAAATGGTGATTTTGCCTTCGGTGCGACCTGAACTTTTCACTG GTTTGCGAGCACCTGCTAAGGGTTTGCTATTATTCGGGCCACCAGGAAATGGTAAAACGCTATTGGCGCGTGCTGTCGCAACGGAATGTAGTGcgacatttttaaatatttctgcgGCTTCTCTCACGAGTAAATATGTTGGAGATGGCGAAAAATTGGTGCGTGCATTATTCGCTGTGGCGCGTGAAATGCAGCCATCTATTATATTTATAGATGAAGTTGATTCATTGCTATCAGAACGTAGTAGCAATGAGCATGAGGCTTCACGACGTCTCAAAACAGAATTTTTAGTCGAATTCGATGGTCTGCCGGGAAATCCGGAAGGTGATCGCATTGTCGTATTGGCCGCTACAAATCGGCCACAAGAGCTAGATGAAGCCGCTTTGCGACGCTTTACAAAGCGTGTATATGTCTCGCTGCCGGACATTGATACGCGTGAACTGTTGTTGAGTCGCTTACTTGAGAAACAAGGTAGTCCACTCAGCACAGAAGCCTTACGCCGCTTGGCAAAGCTTACCGATGGCTATTCAGGTTCTGATCTAACGGCTTTAGCTAAAGATGCTGCACTTGAACCGATACGTGAACTTAACATGGAGCAAGTCAAATGTTTAGATATCAGTGCAATGCGCTCCATCACTGAAAATGATTTTCACAATTCATTGAAACGAATTCGCCGTTCGGTAGCATCGCAGAGTTTGAACTCATATGAAAAATGGTCACAAGAGTATGGTGATATAACAATTTAA